ATCACGAAGCGTCGATCGTGGAACAGGATGGGTTCGCCCGGCTGCCCCGCCACCTCGTACTCGAAGATGGTCGCCTCGCCCGCGTCGAGCACCCTGTCGAGCACGAGTTCGGCGACCATGAAGCCGCTCGGACCGTGGACGACCTCGCCGAGGGTGCAGTAACGGGTCGCGGTGATCGCGACGGAGCGCTCCGGCTCGGTGCGGTAGACCAGGAAGCTGCGAGACACGCCGTCCACCGCTGCCTCCACGACCATCCGGGTGCGTACCGCCTGTTCGTCACGCTGGGAGCCGACCAGCACGATGTCCTGGACGCTGAGCGGGCTGAGCTGATTCGGCGGCGGCACGTCGATGTGGGCCCGCAACTCCCGAACCGTGTCGGGGTCGGTCCAGAGCTGATCCAGGTCGACGGTGCCGTGGCTGCGAGCCACCCAGCGCCCACGGGGACGACGCGGGCCGAGCAGGCCGGTGAGCGACTCCTCCGGGAGGCCGAGCACCTCCTCCAGAATGCGCACTCCGCGCAGCGAGTCGGGCCGCTCCGGGCGACTGCGGCCGTGCCGCCAGTAGCTCAGGGTGGTGAGGCTGACGCGCACGCCCCGGTCGGCCAGTCGTCGTTGCAGCCGATCCAGGCTCAGGCCGCTCACCTCGATGGCGAGGCGCAGCGCGTTACTGAACGGGCCCTGCTCCAACGCCTCGGCGAGTTCCTCACGCCTGCCTGCGGGATGGGGCGCGTCGAGGCGGGGCTGTCGGGTCTGTCGAGAAGACGTCGGGGGCGTCGGAGGGCACGGCGGCTGCTGCGGCGGCGGTGCCTGCGGAGGTCGGTCGCCATGCATCGGGACCCCCTCGCGGTCGGGATGGGCAGAGGCTGTCGGTCCGGCACACCGCGCCGGGACCCGGCTGACAGGCGGGCGTACCGCCCGCCGATCGACCTGCTCACGATATCCGCCGTGCACTCCGCCGCATCGTTGCATCCTCAACTTGATCAGTCGGTGAGATGCGCCCGCGATCTGCCTGGTCAGCGCAGTCGGTCGGCTGCGGTGCGGACGACCGCTGCGCCGAACGGGTGAGTCGGCCCCTCCTCGGCTGCGTAGGAGACTGCGCCGAGCGCCGCAGCGTGCTCGACCAGAGTGCGTAGTTGCGCGGCCTGTGTTCGGACGAACGCGATGTCGACCGGTCGGCCGTGACCGGGGACGAAACGGGTGACCGCCGAACCGCGTTCGGCGAGTCCGGCCGCGAGTGCGGCCCAGTCTCGCGGGAACGAGTCCTCGAAGGCGGGCGGAGCACCCTGCTCGATCAGATCGCCGGTGAACACCACGTCGACGTCCGGCACGGTCACGATCAGATCGTGATCGGTGTGCCCCCTGCCGAGGTGTTCGAGCACCACGGTCCGTCCGCCGAGGTCGACTTCGACGTGATCGGTCACGGTGCGATCCGGCGGGACCGCCCGCGAGGCCGAGAGCGCGTCGGCCAGATCGGGCCTGCCCTCGTCGCGATAGTGCGTCGACCACTGGTCTCGTTGGGCCGATGCGGTGGCCCTCAGCACCGCAGGCAGCCGCTCGTGTGCCCAGACCGGACAGGGGAGGAAGGCCTCGGTGCCGAAGCAGTGGTCGAAATGGGCGTGGGTGTAGACGACGGCCCAGGGCAGCGACGTGCGTTCCCGGACGGCCGCCGCCAGGGCCGCTCCCTGTCGATGATCGCCGCCGGTGTCGATCACCAGGCAGGATCGCGTGCCGATGACCAGACCGGTCGAGAGGTCCAGTTCGCGATGTCGCCGCACCAGCACTCCGTCGGCGATCTCGCTCCACCACGCGGCGGGCGCGGGCTCTGGCGGCTCGGTCATGACTTCTGCTCCCGTGCTGTCGTCGGACGTGGTCCCTGCCGAGGTGCTGCGTCAGACTCGCAGCTGCTCGGCGCCGTGCCCCGGCCCGCCTCGGCGAATCAGCCGAGGCGGGCTCCATCGACCAGGATGCCGTCCGCCAGCTGCGGTGCCGCTCGGCTGACGTCGAGGAGACTCGCCAGCTCCACGTCGGCGGCGAAGCCCTCGTCGCGCAGCTCGCGGCCGGAGACGCAGCCCGCGATCACCTCCGCGATCCGGACGCGGCATCCCTGGAAGGACGCCTCGGCCAGTTCGGCCTCGGGGGAGAGGCCGCCGGTGGCCAGCCCCGCGATCACCGCTCCCGCGCCGAGGAGATCCTCCACTGCAGGCCGCAGCGGGCCTTCGTTCACTCCCCACCGCTCGCCCGCCGCGATCACCGCGATCGGCCCGCCTGCCGCGAGCGTCAGCGCCCGGCGAGCCGTCGCGCCCGCGTTGCGCAGACCGCCGACCAGCACGGCGGCCTGCCCTGCAGCGGCCGTGGCGCAGAGTGTGGCTCCGTTGGGGGAGGGCAGCGCGAGCAGCTGCCCGGCGGGGATATCCCGCAAGGAAGCGGGGCTCAGCGACCAGCCCGCACCGCGCCGAGGCCCGGCGAGCACGGCGCCTGCCCGCGTGGCCGCCTCGGCCGCTCGATCGTCGCGCCAGGGCAGCGGCAGGACCCGTGCCCCACGCCCGATCGCGACGTCGACGGCAGTGCTGAACGACAACACGTCGACGACGACCACCACCGCGCAGTCCTCGGCGAGGGCGGCGAGTCCCGCAGGCCCCCAGTCCAGCCGAATTCGGTGATCGGCCTGTCGAAACACGCGTGCATCAGCCATGTCGCCATCGAAGATCATCCAGGGGGGCCGAGTCGAGTCCATTGCCGCTCTCGACCGCCGGTGCGGTCTCGCTCGTCGCCTCCGCCGCCGCAACCTGGCAGACTGCCCGGCGTGCGTGTCTATCTCGGTGCCGACCATGCAGGCTTTCAATTCAAGAACGAGCTGGCCGACCATCTCCGCGGCCTCGGCCACGAGGTCGTCGACGTCGGACCTCATGCCTACGACGCCGAGGATGATTACCCGGCGTTCTGCATCGAGGCGGCGAGTCGGGTGGTCGCCGACCACGGCAGCGTCGGGGTCGTGATCGGCGGTTCCGGCAACGGCGAACAGATCGCGGCGAACAAGGTGCCCGGTGCCCGGGTTGCCCTGGCATGGAGTCCGGAGACCGCACGGCTGGCGCGAAACCACAACAACGCCCAGCTCATCGGCGTCGGCGCTCGGATGCACACCACGCAGGAGGCGATCGAGATCGTCACGACCTTCCTCGACGCGACCTTCTCCGACGAACAGCGGCACTCGCGGCGGATCGGGCTGATCGCGGAGTACGAGTCCACCGGCACTCCGCCGCCGCTGCCGACGGGCTGAGCCGATGGCGGTCCCGGACCGACCGGTGCACTGGTCGCTGGTCCCGCTGCTCGCGGCGCCTGCGACCGTGCTCGGCGTCGTCCTGCTCTACTTCGGCCAGTCGGCCCTCGTGCCCGCCGTCGCGGGCGGTGTCGAGGGCATCTGCGGATCTCCGGACTGCGGACTCGGCATCGGCGTGATGCTGTTTCTCGCCGGGGTGGCGTCCGTGCTGGTGGCACTGCTGTTGTCCGTCCTGCTGGGACGAGCCAGGGCGCGGGGCGGCCGCGAGCTCGGACTGCACCTCGCCCTCCGCGATGCCGGTGCGGTGACGGCCTGTGTGCTGCTGGGGTATGTCATCGTCTCCGTGCTGCTGTGGTGGATGATCGGCTGATGCCGGAAGGACACACCCTGCACCGACTGGCCCGGCTCCACCAGCGGCGCTTCGAGGGTGGGCCGGTGGCGGTGAGCAGTCCACAGGGTCGCTTCGCCACGGAGGCCGCCCGGCTGGACGGCGTGACGCTGTGCGAGGCGCAGGCGTACGGGAAGCACCTGCTGCATCACTACGAGAACGGCCTGACCGTGCACGTCCACCTCGGGCTGTACGGCACCTTCGTCGAACATCCCCTGCCGGTCGAAGAACCGGTCGGGCAGGTGCGGATGCGGATCGTCGGAGCGGATCACGTCACGGACCTGCGCGGCCCGACCGCATGTCGGATACTGCTCGCGCCGGAGGTCGCCGCGCTGCAGGCGAGGCTGGGCCCCGATCCGTTGCGGCCGGACGCCGATCCCACCGCGGCGTGGACTCGTGTCTCCCGTTCCCGCGCCTCGATCGCGGCGCTGCTGCTGGATCAGTCCGTCCTCGCGGGGGCGGGCAACGTCTACCGCGCCGAGGTCCTGTTCCGCCACGGCGTGCCGCCGATGCTTCCTGGATCGCGTCTGGGTCGGGAGACCTGGGATGCGATCTGGGCGGACCTGGTGCTGCTGATGGGCGAGGGGGTGCGCAGCGGGCGCATCGACACCGTGCGCCCGGAACACGATCCGAGCGTCACCGGCCGGGAGCCCAGGCGAGATCGACACGGTGGAGAGGTCTACGTCTATCGGCGCGCGGGGATGCCCTGTCTGGTCTGTGGCGAGACCGTGCTGATGCGCGATCTGCAGGGCCGCAAGCTGTACTGGTGTCCCGCATGTCAGGCAGGCTGATCGGCTCCCGACCGGCGGCCGAGGGCGGCAGCCCCGTCAGGGAGCACGTCGACGGACTCGCGGGTCGAGATCGGTTCTGACGATCCGGGCCCGTCGGCCGCCGTGTTCCGACCGATCTCCGTGCCGCGTCGGAGGCCTCATCGGAACCGTCGGCCCTGCTTCTCGGCGGCCTGGCACCGGCTGCGACGTTCGTCGGTGGTCCGCCCATCGGATCGGATGCGGTCGGCAGGCTTCCGAAGCGATCCGCCACCGAGCCGATCGGATCGCCCCGCCCCTTCGGGCCGCCGATCGTGTGAAGCCGTGCGGCGGGTGCGAGCCGCTCCCGGGGAACAGGGCGGGCTCGTTCCCCGGCCGGAGCGGTGTGCCGGTGCCCGAGACGGCGGATGCCGTGTCACCCGCTGAGAACCAGGGTGACACGGCATCGTCTGTCGCGTCGTCGAGCGTGGCGGTGTCCGCCGCGCAGGCGCAGGCCTCGGTGGCCGACCGCAGCGGGCTCAGAAGTCGCCGAAGTCCATGTCGCCCCCGCCGAAGTCGTCCCCGCCGCCGAAGTCGTCGCCACCGGAGTCGGCCTCGGCCTCGGCGTCTTCCTCTGCCTGTGCCTGGCCTGCCTCGAAGCCGTCGTCGTAGCCGTCGCCGTAGACGTCGGTGGGCACCCCGGACATCCCGGAGAACATCGCGCTGAACAGCAGCGCCGAACCGAGACCCCAGGCGCCTGCGACCAGCGCCGGCTTCCACCACGGCTCGCTGTACCAGCCCTGCGGCACCGGCCTGCCCGCGACCTCACCACCGGGGTAGTAGTGCGAGGCATGCTGGTCCGGCTGCGGCGAGGCGATCATCTGCCTGCCCTCGAACTCGACCTCGCGCTGCTCGGTCACCTTGCCCGCCCGCGTCTGACCGAAGAGGTCGGGCAGCTCGGGTCCGGGGTCGATCCCCATGGCGGTACGCGCGGCCCGCACGTAGTACAGGCCCTCCATCGCGGTCTGGGTGACGAGATTGCACTGCTCTGCAGTGCGGGCCTGCTCCATCTGCGAGCCTGCGGCCGTGTAGCGCTCGGACGCGTCGGCCATGGCCTGCTTCGACGCGTCGTTCGTGCCGGTCAGGTTGATCACCTGACCGCCGAGGCGCTCGACCCAGCGGCGGGCGTCGGCCTTCGCGTCGTCCAGCTCTTGCTGTTGCGCTTTCGCGCGTCGTTGCGCGAACACCACCGCCCCACCGACGACCACGATCGCGAGGACGATCAGAACGATTGCGGTGCCCACGGAATCCTCCTGTTCTCGGTGCGGCTGTGCCGCGAAACCGACGATTCAGACGTTACCGGTTGTGCGTATCGCCTGAGTCAAGACCCCGACCGAGTCGATCTAGTCGGCATATCGGTGTAGGGACAGGGAATCGTCGTCCCACGCCCGGACGTCGCATCGTGAGCAGTCCACTGTGGAGATATGTGTGCAGCCCGTCCGGGGGCTCCGTCCGGACGGGCTCGGCGGCTGCCTGCGGCGGGTCGCTCCGGAGTTCCGAGAGTCCGTCGACGTCAGAAGTCGACCGCGCAGTAGGGCATCGGATCGGCCAGGAATGACCGGGAGGCGGCGGCGACGGCGCCCGCACGGTGCTCCTGCACGAGGCCACTCGCGGCAAGCGTGCTCAGCCGGGTGGCACCGAGGAAGGCGGCGCCGAGGTCGGCGACCCCGATGGTGAGATCCGCCCGCTCGGCGGCGGCCGTCACCGTGGCGGCTCCCTCGTCGTCGACACGCAGCCGCCACCGCCCCTGATTCCACGGGCAGCGTGGGTCGACGATCTCCAGCACGACGTCCAGCGGCGCGGAGTAGCGCCGGGCGATCAGCGCTCGATCGACGTCCACCAACCGCAGCCACAACGCGTCCACGTCACTGCGCTCCGCCTGTCGTCGGTCGGCGAGCAGGCTGGTGATCGGGTCGTCGGTCGCGCACTTCTCGTAGCGGACCTCGCTGATCCAGTCGACGTCCAGCAGGTATCGCCACACGGCGGCGTGCCCGACGGGGCTGGTCGAGCCCAGCTCGACGACGCTCATCTGATACCTCGGCGCCGAGATGCTGCCGCCTGGCCGCACCCGATAGACGGCGTAGCCCTCGGGGTGCAGTGCGAAGTGCAGTCTGCTCGCACCACCCGTCCGCATCGCCTGTGTGTCCACCAGGGTGAACTCCCAGTGAGCAGCCGATCGCGACATCCAGCCGGTATGTGCTGCGGACCGGTCGTACAGCGCGGTGATCAGTGGCAGCGCCTCGGCCCGAGGCACCTCACGGACTCGATCGCCGCCGAGATCCACCTCCGGCCGGAACGGCGCCTTGCCCGGCACCGTGGTCTTGGCCCACTCGGTGGACACGCCGTAGCCGAACCGACGGTAGATGCCCGCCTCGGAGGCGCCGAGACCGGCGATCGGCTCCGCCCCCGCCTCGTGCAGACCGTGGAGCTGGGCGGTCATCAGTCTGCTCAGGATGCCGCGTCTGCGGTGTCCGAGTGCCGTCCCGACCCAGGTGACCGCCGCGACGGGGCTCTGCCACCCGCCGGGCAACGTGAGGGATCGGGTCAGCGCGCCCGCCCCGCCGACCAGTTCGGTTCCGTCGAAGACCCCGTGCACGCGGTCGATCTCCAGGAATCGTCGGTTGATCTCCCACACCTCCGGGTCCTCGAGCAGGAACGCTCCGGACAACACCGCCTCGAGCTGCTCGAAGTCGGCATCGGTGAGGGTTCGGGTGTGCAGATCATCTCGGGTCATGGGCCTGTCCTACTCGGTGACACCGAGAGAACCAAGGGAATTGTCGGCGGCGGGCGTGGCGCCGGGCACGGGGTGCTCCCGCCGACGTCCGCACGGGCCTTCTCACAGGCAGGCAGGCTGGGAGACGACCGTCCAGGGACCGGCGATCGCTCAGCCGGTGGACATTCGTCGACACATCGCCGAAGATGCGGTTCGGCACGGCGGATGATTCCGCATCTCCGTCGTCATGGTGGCGATCGTCGACGATGTCTCGGAGAGGAGAGGAGGCGTGGTGGCACCTGTCCTGCGCGGAGCGGCCGTGGCGTTATGCGCTCTGCCGCTGCTCGGTTGCGGCGTCGCACCCGGATCGGTCGACGGCGGCTCGCCTGCTGCGACGGAGGAGTCCGATGCGGGAGAGACGCTCACGGGAGAGTTGACCGTCTTCGCCGCCGCGTCGCTCACCGACGGGTTCACCGAGCTGGCAGGCCGTTTCGAGGAGGCGAACCCGGGCGTCACGGTGCGACTGAGCTTCGCGGGCAGTGGCACCCTCGTGCAGCAGATCGAACACGGCGCACCGGCCGACGTGCTGGCCACCGCCGACATCCCGACCATGGACCGGGCGGTGGACGCGGGCCTGACCGCCTCGGACGCGGTCGTCTTCGCCTCGAACCGGCTGCAGATCGCCGTGCCGCCGGACGATCCGGCGAACGTCCAGGGCCTCGCCGACCTGGCGCAGCCTGCGAACACCATCGCGCTGTGCGCTGTCGAGGTGCCGTGTGGCGCGGCGGCCGAGGCGGTCTTCGATCTGGCCGGACTCGAGCCGGCTCCGGACACCAGAGAGCAGGACGTCAAGGCGGTGCTGACCAAGATCGTGCTGGGTGAGGCCGATGCCGGGCTGGTGTACCGCACCGACATCCGGGCGGCGGGTGAGACGGTGCGCGGCGTCGACTTCCCCGAGGCCGCTCAGGTCGTCAACGACTACCCCGTCGCCGTCGTCACGGAGGCGCCGCAGGCCCTGCTGGCCGAGGCGTTCATCGACTCCGTGCGTTCCGAGACAGGCGAAGAGGCGCTGACCGACCTCGGCTTCGATCTCCCGTGAGTCCCCGGTCCTCTCGGATGCCTGCCGGTCGGGCCCGCCGCCGATCGCGGGTCCTCGGCGTTCCACCGATGCTGATCCTGCCCGCGGGACTGGCCGCCGTCTTCCTGATCGGACCGCTGGTCGGCCTGCTGGCCGCCGCCCCGTGGGCCGAGCTGCCCGCGCGGTTGGCCACCCCGGAGGTGCGCTCGGCACTGCGACTCTCCCTGCTGTGCGCGACCTTGGCGACCGTGCTGTGTCTCCTGCTGGGCGTACCGCTGGCGTGGGTGCTGGCGCGAGCCGAATTCCCCGGCCGTCGGGTGCTGCGAGCGCTGATCACGCTGCCGCTGGTGCTGCCGCCCGTGGTCGGCGGCGTGGCACTGCTGTTGTTCCTGGGACGACGGGGCCTGGTCGGGGAGCAACTGCACACCTGGTTCGGGGTGTCGATCCCCTTCACCACCCTGGCCGTCGTACTCGCCGAGGCCTTCGTGGCGATGCCGTTCCTGGTTCTCTCGGTGGAGGGCGCCCTCCGCGGCGCCGATCGACGATTCGAGGAGGCGGCGGCCACCCTGGGGGCCTCGCGGTGGCTCGTCTTCCGCCGC
The Actinoalloteichus fjordicus DNA segment above includes these coding regions:
- a CDS encoding MBL fold metallo-hydrolase; this translates as MTEPPEPAPAAWWSEIADGVLVRRHRELDLSTGLVIGTRSCLVIDTGGDHRQGAALAAAVRERTSLPWAVVYTHAHFDHCFGTEAFLPCPVWAHERLPAVLRATASAQRDQWSTHYRDEGRPDLADALSASRAVPPDRTVTDHVEVDLGGRTVVLEHLGRGHTDHDLIVTVPDVDVVFTGDLIEQGAPPAFEDSFPRDWAALAAGLAERGSAVTRFVPGHGRPVDIAFVRTQAAQLRTLVEHAAALGAVSYAAEEGPTHPFGAAVVRTAADRLR
- a CDS encoding 2-phosphosulfolactate phosphatase is translated as MADARVFRQADHRIRLDWGPAGLAALAEDCAVVVVVDVLSFSTAVDVAIGRGARVLPLPWRDDRAAEAATRAGAVLAGPRRGAGWSLSPASLRDIPAGQLLALPSPNGATLCATAAAGQAAVLVGGLRNAGATARRALTLAAGGPIAVIAAGERWGVNEGPLRPAVEDLLGAGAVIAGLATGGLSPEAELAEASFQGCRVRIAEVIAGCVSGRELRDEGFAADVELASLLDVSRAAPQLADGILVDGARLG
- a CDS encoding ribose-5-phosphate isomerase; amino-acid sequence: MRVYLGADHAGFQFKNELADHLRGLGHEVVDVGPHAYDAEDDYPAFCIEAASRVVADHGSVGVVIGGSGNGEQIAANKVPGARVALAWSPETARLARNHNNAQLIGVGARMHTTQEAIEIVTTFLDATFSDEQRHSRRIGLIAEYESTGTPPPLPTG
- a CDS encoding Fpg/Nei family DNA glycosylase; amino-acid sequence: MPEGHTLHRLARLHQRRFEGGPVAVSSPQGRFATEAARLDGVTLCEAQAYGKHLLHHYENGLTVHVHLGLYGTFVEHPLPVEEPVGQVRMRIVGADHVTDLRGPTACRILLAPEVAALQARLGPDPLRPDADPTAAWTRVSRSRASIAALLLDQSVLAGAGNVYRAEVLFRHGVPPMLPGSRLGRETWDAIWADLVLLMGEGVRSGRIDTVRPEHDPSVTGREPRRDRHGGEVYVYRRAGMPCLVCGETVLMRDLQGRKLYWCPACQAG
- a CDS encoding GNAT family N-acetyltransferase, with protein sequence MTRDDLHTRTLTDADFEQLEAVLSGAFLLEDPEVWEINRRFLEIDRVHGVFDGTELVGGAGALTRSLTLPGGWQSPVAAVTWVGTALGHRRRGILSRLMTAQLHGLHEAGAEPIAGLGASEAGIYRRFGYGVSTEWAKTTVPGKAPFRPEVDLGGDRVREVPRAEALPLITALYDRSAAHTGWMSRSAAHWEFTLVDTQAMRTGGASRLHFALHPEGYAVYRVRPGGSISAPRYQMSVVELGSTSPVGHAAVWRYLLDVDWISEVRYEKCATDDPITSLLADRRQAERSDVDALWLRLVDVDRALIARRYSAPLDVVLEIVDPRCPWNQGRWRLRVDDEGAATVTAAAERADLTIGVADLGAAFLGATRLSTLAASGLVQEHRAGAVAAASRSFLADPMPYCAVDF
- the modA gene encoding molybdate ABC transporter substrate-binding protein, whose translation is MVAPVLRGAAVALCALPLLGCGVAPGSVDGGSPAATEESDAGETLTGELTVFAAASLTDGFTELAGRFEEANPGVTVRLSFAGSGTLVQQIEHGAPADVLATADIPTMDRAVDAGLTASDAVVFASNRLQIAVPPDDPANVQGLADLAQPANTIALCAVEVPCGAAAEAVFDLAGLEPAPDTREQDVKAVLTKIVLGEADAGLVYRTDIRAAGETVRGVDFPEAAQVVNDYPVAVVTEAPQALLAEAFIDSVRSETGEEALTDLGFDLP
- a CDS encoding ABC transporter permease; amino-acid sequence: MLILPAGLAAVFLIGPLVGLLAAAPWAELPARLATPEVRSALRLSLLCATLATVLCLLLGVPLAWVLARAEFPGRRVLRALITLPLVLPPVVGGVALLLFLGRRGLVGEQLHTWFGVSIPFTTLAVVLAEAFVAMPFLVLSVEGALRGADRRFEEAAATLGASRWLVFRRVTLPSVAPGVLAGAVLCWARALGEFGATITFAGSLPGATQTMPSAVYVALQTSPDAAVVLSLLLLTVCVLVLVSLRERWTGGLR